A window of Coregonus clupeaformis isolate EN_2021a chromosome 28, ASM2061545v1, whole genome shotgun sequence contains these coding sequences:
- the LOC121543714 gene encoding uncharacterized protein LOC121543714 isoform X2, with product MANDGGSASFHGDWIQIGREDLVSASEQTSLNSSRCSTERVISSVPQYVEAGLVSGHCIPPSQPRENTLNPGQVLHLSGIGPSTPVNVTSTNYSKSHRAEHYEVFDDNFLSIDHEGCSTKGNDEDNDVGPSSSNNPHSSHEYLLHLKQQAGSHLRAQKERHVKDLSLKKDKLQHLLLKLDTMKGPPEQDTRRQYSSERDEPMGESGEDDRAPASPGNKQREAAGERTANNHMEDGPVQMLPHNRESMSPEDGDACDHALHRGNKMIHSCWRRIFQSISFPFSLATAFIIELLSFITQYVIKVLIVGLVVVLGEQVITPLFGALFSHALQPMARCLINVSWAVRDILHPLLAIVREVFMHVTLLVRSFRLVEVNMATAEPRCSQDV from the exons ATG GCGAATGATGGTGGATCAGCATCATTTCATGGGGACTGGATACAAATTGGGAGAGAGGACCTTGTGTCTGCCTCCGAGCAGACCTCTTTGAATTCTTCAAG ATGTTCCACCGAGAGGGTGATCAGCAGTGTTCCTCAGTACGTGGAGGCAGGGCTGGTGTCAGGGCATTGCATCCCACCATCACAGCCTAGGGAGAACACTCTCAACCCTG GGCAGGTTTTACATCTCTCAGGTATAGGTCCAAGCACACCTGTAAATGTCACCTCCACCAATTACAGCAAAAGCCACAGGGCAGAGCATTATGAGGTATTCGATGATAACTTCCTGTCCATTGATCATG AGGGATGTAGCACCAAAGGGAATGATGAAGATAATGATGTAGGACCCTCCAGTTCCAACAATCCCCACAGCAGCCATGAGTACCTACTCCATCTCAAACAGCAGGCTGGTTCCCACCTCAGGGCCCAGAAGGAACGCCATGTCAAAG ATCTCTCCCTGAAAAAGGACAAACTCCAGCATCTTCTCCTGAAACTGGACACCATGAAGGGCCCCCCGGAGCAAGACACTAGACGGCAGTACAGCAGCGAGCGAGACGAACCAATGGGT GAGTCTGGAGAGGATGACAGGGCTCCTGCAAGTCCTGggaacaaacagagagaggcagcAGGTGAGAGGACAGCCAACAACCACATGGAGGATGG ACCTGTGCAAATGTTACCCCATAACAGAGAGAGCATGAGCCCAGAGGATGGCGATGCCTGTGACCATGCCCTGCACAG GGGGAATAAGATGATCCACAGCTGTTGGCGCAGAATCTTCCAGTCCATTAGCTTCCCCTTCAGCCTGGCTACTGCCTTCATCATAGAGCTGCTCAGCTTCATCACACAGTATGTCATCAAG GTGTTGATAGTGGGACTAGTCGTAGTGCTAGGGGAACAGGTGATCACACCTCTGTTCGGGGCACTGTTTAGCCACGCCCTCCAGCCCATGGCAAGGTGTCTCATCAACGTCTCATGGGCTGTCAGGGACATTCTCCACCCTCTATTGGCCATTGTTAGGGAAGTCTTTATGCACGTGACGCTACTCGTCCGATCGTTCAGGCTCGTGGAGGTCAACATGGCTACTGCTGAGCCTCGTTGCAGCCAAGACGTGTGA
- the LOC121543714 gene encoding uncharacterized protein LOC121543714 isoform X1, translating into MDGKANDGGSASFHGDWIQIGREDLVSASEQTSLNSSRCSTERVISSVPQYVEAGLVSGHCIPPSQPRENTLNPGQVLHLSGIGPSTPVNVTSTNYSKSHRAEHYEVFDDNFLSIDHEGCSTKGNDEDNDVGPSSSNNPHSSHEYLLHLKQQAGSHLRAQKERHVKDLSLKKDKLQHLLLKLDTMKGPPEQDTRRQYSSERDEPMGESGEDDRAPASPGNKQREAAGERTANNHMEDGPVQMLPHNRESMSPEDGDACDHALHRGNKMIHSCWRRIFQSISFPFSLATAFIIELLSFITQYVIKVLIVGLVVVLGEQVITPLFGALFSHALQPMARCLINVSWAVRDILHPLLAIVREVFMHVTLLVRSFRLVEVNMATAEPRCSQDV; encoded by the exons GCGAATGATGGTGGATCAGCATCATTTCATGGGGACTGGATACAAATTGGGAGAGAGGACCTTGTGTCTGCCTCCGAGCAGACCTCTTTGAATTCTTCAAG ATGTTCCACCGAGAGGGTGATCAGCAGTGTTCCTCAGTACGTGGAGGCAGGGCTGGTGTCAGGGCATTGCATCCCACCATCACAGCCTAGGGAGAACACTCTCAACCCTG GGCAGGTTTTACATCTCTCAGGTATAGGTCCAAGCACACCTGTAAATGTCACCTCCACCAATTACAGCAAAAGCCACAGGGCAGAGCATTATGAGGTATTCGATGATAACTTCCTGTCCATTGATCATG AGGGATGTAGCACCAAAGGGAATGATGAAGATAATGATGTAGGACCCTCCAGTTCCAACAATCCCCACAGCAGCCATGAGTACCTACTCCATCTCAAACAGCAGGCTGGTTCCCACCTCAGGGCCCAGAAGGAACGCCATGTCAAAG ATCTCTCCCTGAAAAAGGACAAACTCCAGCATCTTCTCCTGAAACTGGACACCATGAAGGGCCCCCCGGAGCAAGACACTAGACGGCAGTACAGCAGCGAGCGAGACGAACCAATGGGT GAGTCTGGAGAGGATGACAGGGCTCCTGCAAGTCCTGggaacaaacagagagaggcagcAGGTGAGAGGACAGCCAACAACCACATGGAGGATGG ACCTGTGCAAATGTTACCCCATAACAGAGAGAGCATGAGCCCAGAGGATGGCGATGCCTGTGACCATGCCCTGCACAG GGGGAATAAGATGATCCACAGCTGTTGGCGCAGAATCTTCCAGTCCATTAGCTTCCCCTTCAGCCTGGCTACTGCCTTCATCATAGAGCTGCTCAGCTTCATCACACAGTATGTCATCAAG GTGTTGATAGTGGGACTAGTCGTAGTGCTAGGGGAACAGGTGATCACACCTCTGTTCGGGGCACTGTTTAGCCACGCCCTCCAGCCCATGGCAAGGTGTCTCATCAACGTCTCATGGGCTGTCAGGGACATTCTCCACCCTCTATTGGCCATTGTTAGGGAAGTCTTTATGCACGTGACGCTACTCGTCCGATCGTTCAGGCTCGTGGAGGTCAACATGGCTACTGCTGAGCCTCGTTGCAGCCAAGACGTGTGA